The Meiothermus sp. CFH 77666 genome segment CCCCGGCTGGGCGGTGGCGGGTCTGCGGAATCTGGTGCAGGTGGGCGGCACCGTACACCCGGGAGGAGGGGTGCCGCTCTCCATGCTCTCGGGTTGGAACGGGGCGGGTTGGCTTTTGAGCAGAGCCTCGGGGCAGAGGGGAGGGTTCGCTTGAGGCTCGAGGGGGTGGCTGTGGGGCGGCCCCTGCCGCAGCCCAGAGGCTATCCCTGGGGTCCTCTGGCCCATCTGCCGCGCTGGGCCGGTGAGCCGCTGGCGCTGCTAGAGGAAGGGGCGGCCCTGGGGCCGGTTTTCGGTTTGGGCCTGGGCCGCAAGGCCGTGGTGGGCTATAGCCCCGAATGGAATAAAAGGTTGCTCACCGACCTGGAAACCTTCCGCTCCAAAGGCAGTTTTTCCAGCCTGACCCCCTACCTGAACGGCGGCATCATCACCACCGACGCCCCGGCGCACAAGCCCCGGCGCCAGGAGCTGAACCCCTATTTTCACGCCAAAGCGCTGGTGGGCCTGGAAGGGCGAATTCGGGCCGCCCTGGAAGAAATACAACCCAGGGGCGAGTTTGAGGCCAACGCCTGGGCCTCCCAGGTTGCGCAGACCAGCCTGAACGTGGCCTACTTTGAAGGCCGGTTTCCCCAAGGGGAGCTGGCCCGGTTTCTGGCCCCCCTCAAAAAGCCCTTTCCGGCCCCCCTGCTGCCGCGCCCGCTGCTGTTTGCGCGGGTTCGGCGGCGGGTAGGGGAGATGCAGGCTGCCGGGTATGGCCTGGCGGGCCATCTGCCCGCCGACGAAGTGCTGATCGGGCTGGCAGCAGGCTACGATACCACCGCCCACACCCTGGTCTGGGCGCTCTGGCACGCCGCGCATTATCCCGACTGGCACCACCCGGCAGGCCATGCCCTGCTCGTCAAGGAGACCCTGCGCCTGTACCCGCCCGGTTTTATCGGGAGCCGCAGGGTGGTGAGGGGGCTAAAGTTCGAGGGGTACTTCATCCCCAGAGGTGCCCTGGTTCTCTACAGCCCCTACCTGACCCACCGCCACCCCGACCTGTGGGAAAGGCCCCTGGTCTTCGACCCGTCGCGCTTCCAGGGGCGCATTCCGGCCTGGGGCTACCTACCCTTTGGCGGGGGGGAGCGCACCTGCCTGGGGATGCACTTCGCCCAGATGGTGTTGGAGATCGCCCTTTCGCTATTGGGGCCGCTCGAGCCCCTCCAGGGTGACCCCCAGCCCAGACCCGGCCTGACCCTGGCGCCCAGGGGGGCGCTATGGTTGCGCCCCAGGGGATATACCAAATCTGCCCAGAAGTGACACAAAAGCGATATACAAGTCCCTCGTACGCGCCCCCTGGCGCGGCAAGTGAGGGGCGCGTTTAGCGCCGCTCACGCGCAGAGTTGGTAATAGGTTTGGGATAGGGGTACAAAGCCTCAAAAACACTCCCAATCTTCCCGGGTTATTTCCATCGGCACAAACTCGGATTTGGGGGCCAGCCCAAAGTTGAAGCGAGGGGTGGGTGCTGGCGGGGTGGGCACGTGCCGAAAACCCGCTTTCTCGAAGGCCCGTTGGGCGCGCAGGTTGTGCTTGTAGGTGCGCAGCTTGACCTTTTGCAGCCGCAGGGTGCAGAAGGCGTATTCCAGCACCGCCTTGACCGCGTCGGTGCCGTAGCCCTGCCCCCAGCGGTTTTTGGCCCCGATCAGAATACCCAGGGTGGCCTCGGTGCGGGTCATTTCGTAGAGCTCCACCGTGCCCAGCCACTCGCCCTTTTCGTCCAGAATGCCAAACCCCATGCGGTCGCCCCGGCTGACCTCGCCCATCACCACCCGCTTGAAGAGCCAGAGGGGCATTTTGAGCGGACGGCTGCCGTTCCACTCGGCAATTTCGGGGTCGCGGAAGCACTCGTAAAACCGCCGCCACTCCGTTTCGGTGAGGGTTTCGGTGAAGGGCTTGAGGGTGACTTTCCCGTGGCGGGGCCAGGTGTTGCTGAGCGTCACCTTTTTAGCATACGGCAAAGCCCACGGGACAATGGTTTGGGCGGGCAGGATTGCGGTATAGACTGAATGGGTCATGCTCGAGCAAGCCGCACAAATTGCCAGAGATGCCGTGGAATCGGGCCGGATTCCAGGGGCCGCGCTGGGGGTGGTGCATCTGGACGGTTCCACGGAGATGTTTTGCGCGGGTGTGAAGCATCTGCACAAACCGGGTGCGGTAGACCCCGACACGCTGTTCGACCTGGCCAGCCTGACCAAGGTGCTCTTTACTGTGCCCCAGATACTCCGCCTGGTGGAGGAGGGATTGGCCGACCTGGACGACCCGCTTTCGCGCTTTCTGCCCGAGATGGCCTGGATGCAAGGCTCGGAGTTGCCCCGTCGCACCCTGCGCCAACTGCTCACCCACGTCTCGGGCCTGCCAGCCTGGGAGGCCATCTATACCTGGGGCGGCGAGGCCCATACCCTCAAACACCGGGTTTTGCAACACCGCTGGGAGGTGGGGCCGGTGGGTGCCCACCTCTACTCGGACATCGGCTACATCTTGCTGGGGCTGGTGCTCGAGCGCGTCCGAGGCCAGAACCTGACCCGTTTCGCGCTTCCAGAGGGGTTTTGCTTCAATCCCACCCACCCCGACGACTGCGCCGCAACCGAGCAAGACCCCTGGCGTGGGCGCATCTTGCAAGGCGAAGTACACGACGAGAACTGCTTTGCCCTGGGGGGTGCCACCGGACACGCAGGGCTTTTCGGTAGCCTGCGGGGGATTCTGGCCTATGTCCACCGCCTGATGAAGGGCGAGGTGCTTTCCCCGGCAGCCCTGGCGGAGATGCGTCGCCCCCAGCACGCCGAGCGAGCCCTGGGCTGGCTGATTCCATACCCCCCCTACAGCGGCGGCAGCCTGTGTAGCCGCCAGACCCTGGGCCACACGGGCTTTACCGGAACCGGCGTCTGGATGGATTTTGAGCGGGGTTATGCCTGGGTTTTGCTGACCAACCGGGTGCACCCCAGCCGACACCGGGAAACCGGCATCCTGGAGTTGCGGCGGGCAGTCGGGAACGCCATCGCCGCAGCGTGGAAGGGCTGATTGAGAATGAGAGGTTGGGCAAAAACCTGCCCTGCTCAGTCCAGCACTTCATCTGCCGGGCTGTTCTCGAGAATCCCCCGCCAGACCAGCGCTACCACGGGCAAGGCGACTACCAACAAAAGCAGTGCGGCCAGTAAACTTTCCACATTTCAAGGGTAGGTTGGCTTGGTCAGCGTGGGGTCAGTGTGGCGCTGACAGAACCTCAAGAGGCTTCGTCTTTGCTGGGGTTTTTGGACAGGGCCCGCTGGCTGGCTTTGATGCCGGCATCGAAGTCAATCTCCATGGGCGGTTTGTCGTCCATATCCACAAACACCGAAGGGTTGTGCGGCTGAGAATTACGGGAATCTGAGGCTGGGTGGTTGCTGGGCGGGTTTCGTTTGCTCAAGTAGTACACCACAGCACCTAACAA includes the following:
- a CDS encoding serine hydrolase domain-containing protein, coding for MLEQAAQIARDAVESGRIPGAALGVVHLDGSTEMFCAGVKHLHKPGAVDPDTLFDLASLTKVLFTVPQILRLVEEGLADLDDPLSRFLPEMAWMQGSELPRRTLRQLLTHVSGLPAWEAIYTWGGEAHTLKHRVLQHRWEVGPVGAHLYSDIGYILLGLVLERVRGQNLTRFALPEGFCFNPTHPDDCAATEQDPWRGRILQGEVHDENCFALGGATGHAGLFGSLRGILAYVHRLMKGEVLSPAALAEMRRPQHAERALGWLIPYPPYSGGSLCSRQTLGHTGFTGTGVWMDFERGYAWVLLTNRVHPSRHRETGILELRRAVGNAIAAAWKG
- a CDS encoding cytochrome P450 → MGRPLPQPRGYPWGPLAHLPRWAGEPLALLEEGAALGPVFGLGLGRKAVVGYSPEWNKRLLTDLETFRSKGSFSSLTPYLNGGIITTDAPAHKPRRQELNPYFHAKALVGLEGRIRAALEEIQPRGEFEANAWASQVAQTSLNVAYFEGRFPQGELARFLAPLKKPFPAPLLPRPLLFARVRRRVGEMQAAGYGLAGHLPADEVLIGLAAGYDTTAHTLVWALWHAAHYPDWHHPAGHALLVKETLRLYPPGFIGSRRVVRGLKFEGYFIPRGALVLYSPYLTHRHPDLWERPLVFDPSRFQGRIPAWGYLPFGGGERTCLGMHFAQMVLEIALSLLGPLEPLQGDPQPRPGLTLAPRGALWLRPRGYTKSAQK
- a CDS encoding GNAT family N-acetyltransferase, giving the protein MTLSNTWPRHGKVTLKPFTETLTETEWRRFYECFRDPEIAEWNGSRPLKMPLWLFKRVVMGEVSRGDRMGFGILDEKGEWLGTVELYEMTRTEATLGILIGAKNRWGQGYGTDAVKAVLEYAFCTLRLQKVKLRTYKHNLRAQRAFEKAGFRHVPTPPAPTPRFNFGLAPKSEFVPMEITREDWECF